In Lycium ferocissimum isolate CSIRO_LF1 chromosome 3, AGI_CSIRO_Lferr_CH_V1, whole genome shotgun sequence, the genomic window CCATGCCTCTAGTGGCTCCTAATGAGGCCGCGGGAGATGCAACCGCACCAGCTCAGCCAGCGGTAGTGCCAGCTTCGCCAGGGGCTGCAGCTGCTCCAGGTTTACCAGATGCGATGGCTCAGGTGCTGAACTGGTTACATGGGTTGGCACAGACCGGAGCGATACCGGCCGTTCTAGCAGGTAGGGGTGTAGGGATAGTGGCCCCAGGTCCGGACAGAGTTCAAGCTCCAGGAGTT contains:
- the LOC132048862 gene encoding uncharacterized protein LOC132048862, translating into MARTRAATAKSRGAGRGATPVGGGVPAVDAMPLVAPNEAAGDATAPAQPAVVPASPGAAAAPGLPDAMAQVLNWLHGLAQTGAIPAVLAGRGVGIVAPGPDRVQAPGVQHAATVALRLDEVLSFEAFLRPVAGPVMTGEEHDLFGGSLR